The sequence GGATGGGCGGGTAGGAGATGACTGCGAACACGACCGCGAGCCTACCGGGCCGGAGACGCCTACTCGTCGAAGGTGGGCCTGGTCACTCCGAGGGCGTGATCAGGCGAGAGACGGCAGGTAGGCGGGCCGGGACTGCTCGAAGACCTCGATGGCCTCGAGATTCCGCATGGTGAGGCCGATGTCGTCGAGTCCCTCGAGGAGCCGGTACTTGGTGAAGGCGTCGATCTCGAAACCGGCCTGCCAGTCCCCGGTGGTGACGGTCTGGGTCTCCAGGTCGATGGTGATCACCGCGCCCGGCGTGGCGGTGGCCAGCTCGATCAGCCGGTTCACCTCGGCCTCGGTGAGCGTGACCGGCAGCAACCCGATCTTGGTGCAGTTGTTGTAGAAGATGTCGGCGAACGTGGGGGCAATCACCGCCTCGAAGCCCCAGTCCTGGATGCCCCACGGGGCGTGCTCGCGAGACGATCCCGAACCGAAGTTGGGACCGCTGACCAGGACCCGGGCCTCCTGGTACTCGGGGCGGTTGAGGATGAACTCCGGATCGAGTTCCCCGCCGGCGATCCTGGCCCAGTCGTGGAACAGGAACTGCCCGTAGCCGCTCCGCTCCACCCGCTTGAGGAACTGCTTGGGCATGATCTGGTCGGTGTCGCAGTTGTTCCTCGGCAGGGGCGCCATGGTGCCGGTGATGATGCCTACAGGATCCACGGTCAGGCCCAGGTTCGCACGTCGACGAAGTGCCCGGCCACCGCCGCCGCGGCGGCCATCTCGGGGCTGACGAGGTGGGTGCGCCCGCCCCGCCCCTGGCGACCCTCGAAGTTGCGGTTGGATGTCGAGGCGCAGCGCTCCCCCGGCGCCAGGATGTCGTCGTTCATCCCCAGGCACATGGAGCATCCGGCGTCCCGCCACTCGAACCCGGCTTTCTTGAAGATGCGGTCGAGGCCCTCCTCC is a genomic window of bacterium containing:
- the leuD gene encoding 3-isopropylmalate dehydratase small subunit, whose product is MDPVGIITGTMAPLPRNNCDTDQIMPKQFLKRVERSGYGQFLFHDWARIAGGELDPEFILNRPEYQEARVLVSGPNFGSGSSREHAPWGIQDWGFEAVIAPTFADIFYNNCTKIGLLPVTLTEAEVNRLIELATATPGAVITIDLETQTVTTGDWQAGFEIDAFTKYRLLEGLDDIGLTMRNLEAIEVFEQSRPAYLPSLA